From the Candidatus Hydrogenedens sp. genome, the window CCAGAAAACAGTGCGGAAATCCCCGGTGGGGGGGTATGATAAGACGCAGGGAGCCAGAAATATAAAGGGAATAAGCCGGCTTTTATTCCAAAGGCAACCAATAACAAAGAACTAACAATGAGTTTTGAGTATTGTTGCTCTATCATGGAAAGTTTTATCGAAAGGTCAGCCAAATTCATTGTCCCAACCATGCCGTATAAAATGCCGGTAGATGCAAGAAATATTGCTGAAGACATAAGATTGAGAATGACATATTTTATGGAACCTTCTAATTGTCTTTGTTCACCTCCAAACGACATTAATACAAAAGAAGACATAAGCATAACTTCAAACCAAACATATAAATTGAATAAATCACCTGTTGTAAAAGCACCCGATACCCCCATCATTAAGAAGAAGGTTAAGGAAAGATAACCCAAACGGAATTCCTCTCTGGATGTCATTGAGCGAGTATATAGAAAAGAACAAAATACAAGTAACGAGGTAATTACAAGCATGATAGAACTGAAAAGGTCAATAACAATTGTTATCCCAAAGGGTGCTTGCCAATTTCCAATTTGCACAGAATAATAATTTCCATGATAAGTATTCCAGAGGAATATCAAGGCAACAAGAAAATAGGCAATGTTTCCAAACCACACAAAAAACCACTGCAAACGGGGCATCTTGTTAGTAACAAGGCAAATACTTGCCGTAAGCAGTGGTAGAATTATGGGTAGAATGACCAGTATTTTCATTGCAAATCCGTTTTGATTAAATCATCTACATCATCTGTGTTTAATGTTTTATGTGTTCGGTGAACCAAAACTAACAAAAAGGCTGTAACGCCGAAACTAATCACAATAGCAGTTAATACAAATGCTTGAGGAAGGGGGTCGGTTATTTGTGATGGGAGGGAGGTCGTCTCACTAAATATGGGTGGCAAATTTCTTGTAAGTCCACCTGCGGTAAATATTAATAGGTTGGCTCCGTGACTAACCAGACACATACCTAATATTAATTTAAACATATTTCTCTGGAGCATGAGATACAGTCCTGCGGAGTATAAACCACCAACCAAAATAGCAAATAGCCATTCCATAATAGTAATCTTATACCTCTTTGATAAGTTCAAGAATAATTAATAAAGTAGTCCCTGAAACGACACAAAAAACACCTGTA encodes:
- a CDS encoding proton-conducting transporter membrane subunit, yielding MKILVILPIILPLLTASICLVTNKMPRLQWFFVWFGNIAYFLVALIFLWNTYHGNYYSVQIGNWQAPFGITIVIDLFSSIMLVITSLLVFCSFLYTRSMTSREEFRLGYLSLTFFLMMGVSGAFTTGDLFNLYVWFEVMLMSSFVLMSFGGEQRQLEGSIKYVILNLMSSAIFLASTGILYGMVGTMNLADLSIKLSMIEQQYSKLIVSSLLLVAFGIKAGLFPLYFWLPASYHTPPPGISALFSG
- a CDS encoding Na+/H+ antiporter subunit C, which translates into the protein MEWLFAILVGGLYSAGLYLMLQRNMFKLILGMCLVSHGANLLIFTAGGLTRNLPPIFSETTSLPSQITDPLPQAFVLTAIVISFGVTAFLLVLVHRTHKTLNTDDVDDLIKTDLQ